The genomic region TGCAAACTGAATTTGAGAATACATTTACGCAAGAAAAAGAAATACTGGCAAGTAtgtctgcatttaaaaaataagtattTACAGTATGCAATTACTTAGCCCTACCAACGGCAgagtaatttttaatttgttgccAAAATACTCATTTCCAATCACAGAGTATTTTGAGCAAGTGTAAGCTTATTCTGCATGTATTTGTATAGAATTAAAGGAATACTAAACTGTATTTAGACTGTAAAGAATAATCCTTCAAGAACAAAACACTACTAAATTGTCCTAAACCCTTCAGTcatttgtctggtgaaaaactgTAATATAACTTTTCCATATACTTACTTAAGTTTATCAATTAGTTTAGACTTGCGTTTAGTAAGACACTGTTTTACCATATGAATAAAAGTAGATGAATTTGTGGTTGTCATGCCACCTGTAAATAAATTCCTCCGTGGGGTCATTCGTACTAAACATAAGTGGTCGTTTGGCAGCAGCTGCAACAACAAAATAAGTTAATGAAAACAGGTCATAGTTAAGATTGCATTTCCTTGATACAAATAGTGTATTTCTTTAAATCACAGGGACAGACTTCTCAAAGTAAACGACTCTTTTAgttagcagaaaaaggcataatgagatccaATGGTTGGCAGCCAAAGCTAGATAAATACAAACTAAAAATAATGtgcaattctttttttaaacagtgaaggtaattaaccactgatGGTGGATTTTACATCACTTTGAGTCTCTAAATCAAGACTggctatttttctaaaagatatgctatagctcaaaccTAAGTTATAGGCTTGATGAGGAAATTTTCAGATGACGTtattttggcctgtgttatgcaagaggttaCATtaaattatcataatggtcctttctagcCTTGAAAAAATTGAATCTAACTCATATTAATTATCTGTCTTTTGGACAAATATGGAATACTGTGGTGTAACATTTGTTAAGACTGTCCTCCGATCTGAGACGTGAatgaagaacttctttttatcCTTAAAAGATAAAGATAGTTTTGTACTGGCAGAAACAGATATATGACCCAATAGATCTCTTCCATCTCTAATTCCCCAGACTCTATGAAGTGGTCTTAACGTATCTTATACAATCGATTTGGTGTGCAGCCATCACCTGAAGTGTCACCTCACATGACCTATATGCTGTAATTATGGTGACATCTGATGAGTCTATAAAGCTGTCAAATATGATATAATCAAAAAATTCAAAGTAACATTCAGTATTACCAAAAACTGAGACTTTTATGGGGTTTTACTGCTAAAGTATTAGATTAAAAAGAGACAGAATTGGGTAATGTAATATACTGCTGAGTTTTAATACCGAAGTTCTATAAAAATTGATAGAAAtgccttcattttttttaaacttcaggattttgtttcaatttaaacATTGTCCCTGGCAATTTAAACTAGTATATCTATAGCCCAAATTTTGCATCATTGTGCTAGCATGAGAACATGAATTTGCAACTAAATAGTCTATTTTCACCATCCAACCTGAATGAAATACAAATATTACACAAAACATTAGAAGCAAAAgtggattttgattttttttcaattctgTTTTGCTAATCTCAAGAGTTATTACTAGCAGGtaacaaaacatattttttgAAAGAGATGATCCTTAACGCAATTGTCCCTTCAAAAAGTCCCTTCTTTTCCCATTTATTCTGTCTTCTGAGTTTCTGTGACCTTGGTTAATAAAAAGATACTAGTTGGGTTCAGTTTGACTTTTGTTTATAAATCACAAATCCACTTCCTACTTCTTATGCACGGAGCACATTGTGTCTGAATTTCCTATaatgaaaggaaatatttaaataaaaaaaatttcaattaaatAAAGGGAATTTATGAATTTTCTTAGCAAAATCTGTAATGCAATTAAAACCCAAAAAATCTAAACTTTGAGACTAAACTATTTGACAACATCTCTAAAGAAAGAGACCATGTGTGTTGATCTTACCATGCTCTTTGGTATTGCAAGTCCCCTGGTTTTTGAATTAGTCAAAAACGAAGACCAAGGTtcctgggaggaaaaaaaagtttaaaagtttaaaagattttgtcatggcttcataattttttttaagtcttttgCCAAATATTACACAAAAACGTACTTGTTTCTAAAACTTGATCTAAAATGGGCTGAATATATTGAAAATAAAAGCATGAATTAAAGTCTTTTAAAAGAGTACAATGGCCCAGACTCAGGAAGTTACTTAAGCATGTATCTAACCTGAAGCATGTGAGTAGCcatatttacttcagtggaactacttgagtgcttaaagttaggcacctatttAAGTAACCTTCCTGAATTGGGCCAAAAGCTGCAAAACTGTGAACAAAAGAATTATTTCTCCAGAAAATAGCTCCAGATTTCCAAGTTCTTCCCACCTTTTGAAATATGGTCTTTTACAGCAAAAATTATACATGAATGTTTGTATTGGCTTAATTTCTAAAAGAAACCCCAGCATGAATCCCTTGTATGTCCAGCAACTGCCAATTCATATATGTTGTAGTTCTGTCTACAGCTGCCTTCTGCTTGTTCATCCTGGATTGGGTCCTTCATGCCCACTCATCTTACACTCTCTTGTGCATAGTGCCTGATGCACCTCTCTGCCAATGGGTTTTAAGTACTTATCTGGCCCCTATCACTATtgtatctgagcatctcccaAACATAGGAGTCATAGCCCGTGAGGTAGAtcagaaatatttccattttacagataggaagtGAAGCACAAAGATTTGAGTGACCTTGAACAAGTTCACAACCTGTatcagaggcaggaactgaacccagatctcctaggTCCCAATGCAAAGCTCCAACCATAAGATCATCCCTCCTCCCAGGTGCCTGAATCCCCTTTTCTACCCCTCCATCCTCCAGTCAAAGCGCAAGCCAGAGTCAAATGCATTACGGTACCATGCCTTGGCTACAAGTGGGAAACAGACTTGCTGCTTTCAAAGGCATATGGGTTAGCTGGTGCCAGTCTTTTAGGGGTGAGGAGAGTGGAACAGAACAGGAAGAATCAGTGTGGGTCAGGGGGTTGAGTCAACAGGAGCTGGAACACACTTCAATCAGCCCACAAAGTAGGAGCGTTATTTCTATTCACTTCATGCCAACCTAAACCTTTCAATAAATACTGAAAAAAGCATTCAGACAATCTCTAAAAGCCTGAAACACAAAATTGCTTCTGTCAAGAAATTCAAAGTGCCCCGGGAACTTTAAATAAATAAGCCTAGTAGCACTTTTCAAATATCCCATTTTAAAGCTGCAtttgttggggaggggggaggtttgttttttttaagcaacTTGTCCATAGTTTAACACTGCCAAGtttcttgtttttaatttagaagATCTTCCAAATTTAAAAACCCTAATTTTAGACCTAAACTAAAAATAATTGTTAACATTTCAATCACacttgagtaaaaaaaaaataaaaaaatttgagGTAACAGTGAACGAGTACATTTTATGTCACAAATTCTGAAGACAGAAAGTTCAAAAGAAAATGTTGATAGATCATTAACTATAATGATACCCTTATAAAAGCATTTTCAACACAGAAAACTAAAAATATGTAGTGTTTTAGAAAATTTAATTCCTTACTATAAAAAGCATTTAGCTCAGTAATCATCATAGACAGTACAAAATACTCACCATGTGGAGAAGCTGAATTTCACAGGCAGTTTGCCATAGTACACTTAATGCTTGATAACTCCTTAGTTCACCAGGTTTTGCAGTCAATACCTGGCAGAAAAACAAAGTTGACCAATAAGATTATTTCTGTATCCATTCACTCAATTCCTTATAAATGTGATTTGAAAGGTTAGACTTAAGTTCTCAAGAGCCAGCAAATTCAAAGTTAAGATTAAAATTTCAAGCCCCACTCACTTAAGCTCCACTCCAAGCTCAATCTTAGACCTCATACAATATGCACCACACATTATTTTAGGCCTCCCTGTCAGACGAACACATTAGAAACACAGATTCCACCATAAGACCACTTCATTTTgtacaatattttaatatttaaaattaccTACTTATCACATCTATATTAACCTCTTTACTAAGAGAGCGAAAAAAGTCTTATGAAAGGACAAGAAAATACTCACTCATTCACTCTACCTCTACAAGAATCAAAGCATTACCCACATTTGGGATACGTTACTGTTATTGCATAGATTTCATTTTTACATTAAAGCTAGTACCGTTCTCAAGAAAGAGGATCACAGAGCCAATTTGTTAAAACAGCTCCAGATGATGGATTGTATAAATGTCAAAAAGGTTTTCTAAGGCACCTTCATAAGAAGCCTGGCAATTCAATTCAATATTACATGCCAAACAACTTCCAGAAAGGAAAGAAACGCCAACATTTCATTTATTCCTGAACTGAGCAAAGACAGAAGTGCATGCATCTATTATGGAGCAATTTCATTTTTAAGTATAGATATAAAATGATTTGACACAATGATCAATTGAAAAAAAGGAGCTAGATGTGCCCCTACCTAGGGAAGTGGATTCCAACAGTATTTATCCAAGACAGGCATTCAGCTCATATCAGGGTGAGGGGGGacattttggggggagagggttaCAGAAATTGCATGAAGAGAGTGGTAAAATTAGTGTAAGGAAGTAACACCGTAGTGGTGACACTAAAAGAAATGGGCTGCCCTTTTTGCCAATTATTTTATCATTAAAGAAAATCACTGCTGAACTGCAAATTTAGTGGTATTTGAACCCCTTATTGTACAAGTGAATACAAATTAAGTATTTAGAAATATAGGAGATAAACATAGGTACACTTAGAAATCCTAATATTTACAGAAATACCTTATATAAATATCAAGATTTAGTGGGTTTTGTTTGTAAAAAAAGATATGAAAATCACAGGTGCAGGTCTCCCAGTGGAACATGGTCCCCACTGAAAGAATATATATTACTTTCACTCAGATGCTCCCTGGAAGAGCACAAGCAGTGGTGCCAATTCAGATATTTCTTGGAGGGAAAGCAAATTCTGGGTTCCCCCCTCCTTAACAGGGACACGTTCCAGCCCTTGCCTGTGTCACCCCCGCTTCAAGGATGCTTAGTCTCCCTCAAACAGGGACTCCTCTCGTACCCCAAAGTGCATGAGCTGGTGCCACCAGTAGTTGAATTCTTGGTGGACTCCCCTGTACACTGCCGTACAGGAACAGACTCCCTGTGTGCCAGGGGTTGCAACACCATTTTGCTGGGCCACACCTCTGTTTGTACAGAGGGGCAGCCGGTCAAATTTCAGCGGCAATGCAACCATGCAGCCAGAGCAATGCTCCAGGTCACTCTGGCAGCAGCCATACTGATTTAGTACAGGACCACTGCTTAAAataggggttgggacccctcggggtcacaaggttattacacggggggtcgcgagctgtcagcctccacccgaaACCCCACTTTTTCTCCAGCATTTAACacggtgttaaatatgtaaagaagtgtttttaatttagaagggggggtgcacacagaggcttgctgtgtgaaaggggtcaccagtacaaaagtttgagaaccactggcttaaaaGGTGTTGGGCCACGCTCCCCAGTTCTTGCCCTGTGACTTATAGAACTTTGGGCAATTGCTAAGACTTTGGCAAGAGGGGGCGTCACTAGACCCCTCTCTTccagcagcagggtggcaggcgaaATAAAATGATgccaggctggatgtggccccagGGCCACCAGTTGCCCATCCCTTTCTTTTGTTCTGGTGGtcaaccccaccccccaatagTTTTCAAAGTAGACTATTAAGATAAGCATgctcatttgtgcaaagccaatCTAAATACTAGGCTGCATCAACAGAGGTGATCCCAGACATTTTCATGCTGTGACTCCCTTTAGGAACTACTGTTATTGCATTAAAAATATACAACAGAAGTGTTGGTTTTCCATCAGGCACTAGGATGTCTTCAGTATATCTACTTCTACTGACTGTCCCTCACATGAAGAGCACTCTAATTTGTAACACTCATTTCCCTTAAAACAAACTGTGTTATTACAGACAAACATTCCTCCAGGAGGAGCAAGCAGCAGAGAGACAGTCTCTCTCCCATTTGTTAGAAAAATATCCTTAAGTAAAAAGGAAGAACATTTTTAAAGCAACACATGGACAAAATGACTCTAAACAGAATGTTCTAGAGTTTTCAATGAAGCATCAGCTTCTCCTTATTAATCAGTGAAATCTCTTGTACTGAAACATACCTTGTACTCTTTTTCACTAACAAACATGTTCAGTTCTATTCTTCCATATCTGTATATGGAACTGCGTTCATACATGACAAAGATAAACTTCCAAAGAgtgtttctttcctttttttgggGAAGGAATCCAATAATTTTTACAGGAACATCTGTTTTGAAAATGAGCAAAGGTATCTTTGAATTTTCAAATATGTACTGCACAACCTCAACAACACTAAAGTGTAAGTTACAAACACGAGAGCAAGCATTATTTTAACCTGAATGTATTTACAGATTTTGTCGTTGCTCAGGTATGGCTTACAGTATGGCCCACCACTGAATGCAGTTTGTGTCTGTCTGAATCTTCATTAAAGAGGTGCAAACAATTGAAACTACATAACCCACCATACACACAGTTTTACCTCTTACTAAAATGCCAGACTACTTAAGTAAAATTGAGGATTACCTACTGGGCATGTAGTATCTATGAGTCATATCTCTGTATTAAAGAAGATAGATAGATTACTCCAATCCGCTTTATACAAAATTAAGCAAGGCCCTCAAGCATCTGCCAAACTGCCTCTGAGGCCTCAATTACGTACCCCCAACAATAGGTTGATTTTCAATTTACCTGCTGTCCAAGGAACTGCCAAGatgcccaaattttcaaaaagtttctCAGAGTACATAGCAGGTGGTTTCATAGATCCACAGCCCAAAGGGTCCAATCTGAAGAAGTCACAATAAACAACTTCTAATTGTCCACGTAGGCTGTTCTCCAGAGACTGAAAGAAATGGTGAAGTTAATTTTTAAGTTTTCAATACCAATAATTTGGACACATCCTATGTATTTTTCCATCCGAAAACAAAGAACCGCAATGAAttatctttaaaataaacagattctgTAAATACTAGTTAAAAATAACAAACATTGCTCACAGAGCTAGCTACTGAAATGTTGCATATAGTTCAGCTACTTTTATGACGCAAGGCAGATGTATTTTTTACATATTTAGCATTTGCTCAACTGGAACTTTAGAATGCACTATTAaacttgtaaaaagaacaggagtacttgtggcaccttagagactaacaaatttttatttgcgcataagctttcatgggctacagcccacttcattggatgcatgtagtggaaaatacagtaggaagacatatatatacacagagaacatgaaacaatgggtgttaccatacacactataaggagagtgatcagttaaggtgagctattatcagcaggagagaaaaagaactgtttgtagtgataatgaaaatggcccatttccatcaATTGGcaaggagatgtgaggaactgtaggagggtgggggggtaataaacatgggaaaatagttttactttgtgtaatggcccactgttagtctctaaggtgccacaagtactcctgttctttttgcggatacagactaacatggctgctactctgaaatctattaAACGTGTGTAACTTTTggtaagtttttaaaaatatttgattaGCCATATTCATCTGAAGATCCCACAGCAATTTGTAATTGTAAATTAAGTCTCTTAACACCTAGATGAAAAACAACAACTAAAAATGAATATACACAAAGAAGTTACGTAAGTTGCTCATGCTCATGCCAAGTTGATAGCAGAGCTGGAAACAAGCAGGAATCTTGGCTCCCAAAACTAGTCTCTccgaaacagcaaaaaaaaaaaagctctaaaTCGGTAGACCTCCAGATCCATGCAAAGCCCCAGTAAAATCATGGGCCCAAGAGTCTACATGCCTGGAGTCAACTGCAGGATCCAGGACAAAAGTTTAATCAGGTAAAATAATCACTGAAAGTAGCCAAGAATATCTATAGAAGCTTCTGAAGGCCACATGAAAACATCTTGCTTAAAAACACAGTCAAGATCATTTAGGTGACTATTAGCCACAAATCTATGTACATCCCTGTTTAGAGAGACCTCAGCTTGATATCCTGCATAAACAGGAGAAACTGACTGGCTATATACGAGAAAGAGTGAAAGCCAAAGTGTTGTCAAATGTGCAAagtaaacaaatttaaaaaagaaaaatattttttcctaccATCTTTAACTTATATTTATCTTAGGTGTTAATTGTAACAGGTAAAACAATTCAAACAGATGGgtgattttaatttaatttctcaTTTTCCTATCTCACTGCAAATTTCAGATACCCTTACAAAAAAAAATATACCTGTAAATCTGGAAGGAAAGCTCTGTCACTCTCCAGAGCTACCACTCGGGCACCTGCATTGAGTAGCGTCCGGGTCAAGACTCCAGGACCTGGAAAAATCATCATTGTTTAGCCCTGTCATTTAAAACTGACTCCCAAAGGACATAACTGACACACACGCCTTTCAAGAAGGAGAAAAATAAGTTTACCTAAATAttaggggggaagggaggaagaaggTTAGATAAAGAATTATGCCCTAAGTCTGCaacatgtgagtaaagttaagcatgtgtgcaaATTTTTGCAGCATAAGACCTTTAGACAGTAGTCAGACATGATCTCCCTAATTTCTCGAGATCTCTACAATTTTTTCTTCAAGCTCTGACAGTCTAAATGGACCTTCAGTCTTGATCTGCATTACTACTGTTTAGCAGCTGAGCAGCAACTGAGAACTTTGTGGTTGCAATGTAAAGAAAAAGGCAGTGTGGATACATACCATATTTGCTGGACTTGTGATAAGACAAAGTTTTTGAAATAAAAGGTGTTTAGTTCAGTCAAAAATGTTTCTATGATGAAACGTAGCATAGGCCTGGAGTGGAGAACCGCAGCTGAGCTGCGATCGGCAGAACcggcggacgtggcaggtaaacaaaccggccctgcccggcccaccagagggcttaccctggtgagctgcgtgccaagAGTTGCTGATCCCTGGCTTACAGGCAACATAATATACAATACCAAAATAATAACTGAATCAAAATTAATTGTATTTAACAACTGTTTATGCACAttcaaaatactttttcttttattaaatggACTGGTGAGGGAAAATAACTAATGAAGCAACAGCAATCCCTAACTTTTCTACATTTTCCCCCATGTGGTAATGCCATCAGCCCTACACTTTAGATACTCTGTTCTGAGTTCGGTTTGAAATATTTAGAAATGTGCAGAACAGGGAAAGGTAATGCCACCAGGGGCCGcggtgaagcagagaaagaggggccAAACACCCGGTTGGCGCCGTTCCCAGTTCGCTGCAGCCGTCCGGAGTCCAATGTCCGAGCTAGGAGAGTCCCGTCTGGAGTCACCAGaaactgttaccgaaatatcgggtctgcctagctgagagccaataacagcctgacagggataaggaaaaatgcattattctgcagaagaaaggagagctctgtaataTATACAGAAGACTCTGCCTGACACAAGCTTTACAGATCTTTTATACACATTTAGACAAAGacatgccgtgttaacacttgaTTGGTAGTTACCGGACCCCGTGAAACCGTTATCTGGTCAGGGaaaactggcttggagcaagatttAGCTGCTttgtggcagaaaagaaaagctagTTGAAAAGTTCAGGGTACTGTGTACATGAGGtttttggaggcttctgcctccacctactgTCCGTTTGCAAAACTATTAAAAACGCGGGGAGGGGGCACCAAATAGCTTTCACAATGGTAAAGCTCCCTTTCACATCAGTGGGGCAGCATTAGGCACTAACTTATTTCCATAAGGGCTCTAGATAGACAGAACAGGCAGGACATGATTTTAATATCACATGGACAGAACAACCATTAGGACACAGCACCCCACTATTGCACTGCAGTGTCAGCACCAAATATGAGCCCATATCGTGGTGTAGAGCTTGAAGGTGTAAGTCATAACCTTCCAGCAACGATGCAAGATATTGTTGTGTTACTGAAACTGAACTTCTAGCATTAAAACTACAGTACTACTACTAATGAAGTCTGATAATTTCTTTATACTCACCATCCCTCTTCAAATACTAGAGCTTAAAGCCAATTTTGCAGAGACATGCAGTAAGATTTAAGTTCTATGCACTGACTTGTCAGGCTGTGCAGATTGCCACCCTAGCCCCAGAATATTAGACCAATACTGAAGACACTGGACAAGACCCACTACTTCACTCTTTATTCCCAGCATTATGTTTTATGTCGTTTTGATTAGGTCCTTTCAAAAATATTAAGTTCATATTTACGTGTGAACATTTACAAGGTTTCCCTTCATCTAATCCCCCGTGACCATGAGCCACCAAGTCCAACTATCCCCTTAACACAGCGGCTCCTACCCAGCCCCAGGTGCAGTCAGGGCCCTAGCAATAAAAGAGCTGGAGCGCAGTTGCCCCGTTCCCAGACTAACCCCTTGGCTTTCCCCGCCAGGCTGGGGCCCTGTCTCGCGGTGGCTCCTCCAGGGCTGACGAGGCCCAGCCGACACATTTTAAAGGTTCAAACCCAGCCTACCTGCCTGCCGCAGACGCTGACAGGTTTTTAAGCAGCACTTAGACAAGCTGCgtttcccagcccctccccagcgacCCGAGCCGCCCCTCCCGCTGGGACGGCAGGGTCCAGCCGCACCAGCCCCGGCGCATGAGGGCGAGGTCTGCCGCGGCGCAGCGTGTCCGGCGCTGTGAGGAGCAAgacgggcagggccgcggggcccggccgggCGCTTACCCGGCTCGCACTCCAGGACGACGGGCTCGGGGCCAGGGGCCGGGCCACACTCCAGGCTCGCGCGCACGGCGCGGGCCAGGTCGGGGCAGGCGATGAACCTGCGCAGCGGGGGGGAGCGCCGCGCCCTCTCCAGGACCAGCCGCGCCGCCTCGGCCGCCTCCGGGAGCCGCAGCTGGAGCCGGGAGTCCGGGCGCTGCCGCGGCTCCTGGCCCAGGCCGCGCCGGGGAGCTCGGCAGCCGGGGAGGCCGCCCAGGAAGGGCCTGAGCGCGGCGGCCGCTGCCCCCAGAGCCGCCAGCGCCGAGCGCCGCCCGGTGGGCCCCGGGGACGGCAACGCGCCCAGCATCTCCTCGCACCGACTCTGAGCCGCACCCCCACGTGGGTGACCTTCCCGGTCAGTAAACACCGGGCAGGGCGCAAGCGCCAGGGGCACGTCACTTCCGCTTCCGCCAGCAGGCGGCCGTACACGGTTCTAGTCTCTCTAGCGTCCCCGCTCTATGGTTTTGGGCCGTCAAGTCTCCTCCTCTCTATGGTACCAGCCCTGCGTCGCCGGGAGGCTGCGGCAGAGCCCGCGGGGGTCAGGTCGTGCCCGCCAGGGACCCCGCGCCCAGCGCCGGCCATGCCCGCCCGGAGCCCTGCGAGGGCAGCCGGGCACCCAGGTAGGAGATGGAGgctcctctgcctgctcccccctcccctcccctccccctgcccgcgcGGAGCCGGGTCCGTGGCTGCGGGACCCCCgggcgcggggaggggaggggagggggctgaccCGGGAACGAGCGGAGGCGAAGGAAGTGGGGTGCGGCTGCGGGGCCCGGGTGGCCGCGGCTCTGCGGCGGGGagatgcggggccggggagggggaggggcgatgCGGAGGGGACGTGGAGCCGGGCGGAGGCTCTCGCACCGGGGGTGGCCCCGAGGTGCCGCCTCTCCCCGCGCGCAGCCTGCGGCCGGTGCCGCCCGCCTCTGGGGCGGGTGTAAACGCCCCGCGGAGCgccgggccgggggctgggctgagggCGCCGGGCCGGGGGCTGCTTGGATGGGAGCGAGCGGGGCAGCTGCGCTGCTCTGGGCAGTGGCGCCCGGCCCGCAGGCGGGAGTCCCTAGGCTGGTTAACAGTCGATGCTAGAAATTCACCTCATGTCTgattttcatgtatttatttattggtgtTTGGGTAGGAAGCCACGTAACTGACAGAGCAATGGGAGAGACAGTCATACACGTATTAATGTGATCTTACTGCAGCACGGTGTGAGTAATGAAATACCAGTGGTTACTCAACCTCCTAAACCAAGATATTAATTATATATTGCTTCCCTCATAATTTAGGAGTTCTGCTGGAGGTCAGCGGATGAAGCTGAAGATTAAATCGGAAGGCTTATTTGAGCAGGTATTTGATAAATTTGAAGTGATGCGCTCTACCTCCAGGTCTCCGGAGTCATAGGTGAATGGGCTTCTGGTACTTGTGAATAGGTCCAGTGCCTGCCTCTGCTTCTGTGCCTAACAGAATGAACTTGACATAATACTTGTCACTTACACTACTGCCCTGTCCACCAGGTTTTGACTAGCAACTGTGAAACTTCACACAATggtcattttcactgggctgttGCTGTGGAAATGCTCTAAGCAGCAGCATTGACAATGGAG from Mauremys mutica isolate MM-2020 ecotype Southern chromosome 3, ASM2049712v1, whole genome shotgun sequence harbors:
- the TFB2M gene encoding dimethyladenosine transferase 2, mitochondrial produces the protein MLGALPSPGPTGRRSALAALGAAAAALRPFLGGLPGCRAPRRGLGQEPRQRPDSRLQLRLPEAAEAARLVLERARRSPPLRRFIACPDLARAVRASLECGPAPGPEPVVLECEPGPGVLTRTLLNAGARVVALESDRAFLPDLQSLENSLRGQLEVVYCDFFRLDPLGCGSMKPPAMYSEKLFENLGILAVPWTADVPVKIIGFLPQKKERNTLWKFIFVMYERSSIYRYGRIELNMFVSEKEYKVLTAKPGELRSYQALSVLWQTACEIQLLHMEPWSSFLTNSKTRGLAIPKSMLLPNDHLCLVRMTPRRNLFTGGMTTTNSSTFIHMVKQCLTKRKSKLIDKLNSWSPDSGSKLLRELEIPENIITGNLYPEEYRRLFEAMEHSKEFSQSWLYDEVLENNRNINF